Proteins encoded by one window of Chondromyces crocatus:
- a CDS encoding class I SAM-dependent methyltransferase, whose translation MLGASAIPLVALFGLAACAPAPQVAAGAPVRTEASASPEAQSATTDRETLTGRARILADVPHLSPLLRTEGARRFLESTAVLPRVTPRTLFHDTDRKRYFTASEAAELPAGEREALQRREIDEEFYYTTRYGTPLSYARPLDLLFSRGLRLPQRARILDFGYGYSGHLRMLAALGHEVTGVDVDPLLRALYAQASDQGAVRGVDGAEGRFRLLHGRFPAEVDVVKEVGDGYDLILSKNVLKKGYIHPDRPAEERHLIRLGVPDEAVLAAFFRALRPSGQMLVYNICPAPSPPDKPFVPWSDGRSPFTRAQWEAAGFRVIAFDEDDTETMRTVGQALGWDRGEDAMDLVHDLSVLFTWVERPATSGG comes from the coding sequence ATGCTCGGCGCAAGCGCCATCCCGCTCGTCGCGCTGTTCGGCCTCGCAGCCTGTGCACCCGCGCCTCAGGTGGCCGCTGGTGCGCCGGTTCGCACCGAGGCCTCCGCCTCACCCGAGGCACAGAGCGCGACCACGGATCGGGAGACGCTGACGGGGCGAGCGCGGATCCTCGCCGATGTGCCGCATCTCTCGCCTCTCCTCCGCACCGAGGGGGCGCGGCGCTTTCTGGAGAGCACCGCGGTGCTCCCGCGGGTCACGCCGCGAACGCTCTTCCACGACACCGATCGGAAGCGTTACTTCACCGCGAGCGAGGCGGCCGAGCTGCCGGCCGGTGAGCGGGAGGCGTTGCAGCGCCGCGAGATCGACGAGGAGTTCTACTACACGACCCGCTACGGGACGCCGCTCTCCTACGCACGCCCGCTCGACCTGCTCTTCTCACGGGGCCTGCGGCTCCCGCAGCGCGCCCGCATCCTGGACTTCGGCTACGGCTACAGTGGCCACCTGCGCATGCTCGCCGCGCTGGGGCACGAGGTGACGGGCGTCGACGTCGATCCACTCCTCCGCGCGCTCTATGCGCAGGCTTCGGATCAGGGGGCCGTGCGGGGTGTCGACGGGGCGGAGGGGCGGTTCCGGCTGCTCCATGGCCGGTTCCCCGCGGAGGTGGACGTGGTGAAGGAGGTGGGTGACGGGTATGACCTGATCCTCTCCAAGAACGTGCTGAAGAAGGGGTACATCCACCCGGATCGGCCCGCGGAGGAGCGCCATCTCATCCGTCTCGGCGTCCCCGACGAGGCGGTGCTCGCTGCGTTCTTCCGCGCCCTCCGGCCCTCGGGGCAGATGCTCGTCTACAACATCTGTCCCGCTCCCTCGCCGCCCGACAAGCCTTTCGTCCCGTGGAGCGATGGGCGCTCGCCGTTCACGCGGGCGCAGTGGGAAGCGGCGGGTTTTCGCGTGATCGCGTTCGACGAGGACGACACGGAGACCATGCGCACGGTCGGGCAGGCGCTCGGCTGGGATCGGGGGGAGGATGCGATGGATCTGGTGCACGATCTGTCGGTGCTCTTCACCTGGGTGGAGAGGCCGGCCACGAGCGGCGGGTGA
- a CDS encoding alpha/beta fold hydrolase, with translation MRSIRAWVVVALLGAAGSAGCTCNDQESLGGISMASVGPIVWSACPVVTGGEGQGAACAEITLPVDWRAASGATITFFVKRLAGTAATRRQLWLLAGGPGNAGATFEGLAQRLSSHDPTLDVYLPDHRGTGRSSQLLCPGEPEKSPKSIAEWQACAAALQERWGPQLGAFDITNAARDVGAVIARVREAGQEVHVFGESYGSLWAQRYLQLFPAQATSVTLDSLCQTSLCSHVTRDARNDRVGREVLALCAADPFCAGKLGPDPAARLTELLVELEADACPALVDLGLDRRGLRSRFADFLESFTLRPLIPALVYRGLRCAPGDVAAFESLVAHLDGPQEGAPSAQARRLRSRALGMNILLSEMVQRELPSEAELEAEQAGALFSFDIGPYYRALYEVWPRYPRDEYAEQYPSTRIPMLLLNGTLDPIASIDIAQEVASHYRKPHQTFVPIERAVHGTLVGSPTTAPPHTPCGLTLFRSFLSEVKTPVDTSCVAEVQPLDFRGTPELALKVLGVPDLWEDDGASQGGSSGSPQ, from the coding sequence GTGAGGTCGATCCGGGCGTGGGTCGTGGTGGCGCTGCTGGGCGCCGCAGGATCGGCTGGCTGCACTTGCAACGATCAGGAGTCGCTCGGTGGCATCTCCATGGCCAGCGTGGGGCCGATCGTGTGGAGCGCGTGCCCCGTCGTCACCGGCGGGGAGGGTCAGGGGGCAGCGTGCGCGGAGATCACGCTGCCGGTCGACTGGCGAGCGGCCAGCGGAGCGACGATCACGTTCTTCGTGAAGCGCCTCGCCGGGACGGCCGCGACGCGGCGACAGCTCTGGCTCCTGGCGGGAGGCCCCGGCAATGCGGGAGCGACGTTCGAGGGGCTGGCGCAGCGGCTCTCGTCGCACGATCCGACGCTGGACGTCTACCTGCCGGATCACCGGGGGACGGGCCGGTCGAGCCAGCTCCTGTGCCCCGGAGAGCCGGAGAAGTCGCCGAAAAGCATCGCGGAATGGCAGGCCTGCGCCGCGGCCCTCCAGGAGAGGTGGGGGCCGCAGCTCGGGGCGTTCGACATCACGAACGCGGCGAGGGATGTCGGCGCGGTCATCGCGCGGGTCCGCGAGGCCGGGCAAGAGGTGCACGTGTTCGGGGAGTCGTACGGGTCGCTGTGGGCGCAGCGTTACCTCCAGCTCTTCCCCGCCCAGGCGACCTCGGTGACGCTCGACAGCCTGTGCCAGACGTCGCTCTGCTCGCACGTCACGCGCGACGCGCGGAACGATCGGGTCGGACGAGAGGTGCTCGCGCTGTGCGCAGCCGATCCGTTCTGCGCCGGGAAGCTGGGTCCGGATCCGGCGGCACGTCTGACGGAGCTGCTGGTGGAGCTGGAGGCCGATGCGTGTCCCGCACTGGTCGATCTGGGTCTGGACCGGCGCGGGCTCCGTTCGCGCTTCGCGGACTTCCTGGAGAGCTTCACGCTGCGGCCGCTCATCCCGGCGCTCGTTTACCGGGGTCTGCGCTGCGCGCCCGGTGACGTGGCGGCGTTCGAGTCGCTGGTGGCTCACCTGGACGGGCCCCAGGAAGGTGCTCCCTCGGCGCAAGCTCGGCGCCTCCGGTCACGCGCGCTGGGGATGAACATTCTCCTTTCCGAGATGGTGCAGCGCGAGCTGCCTTCGGAGGCGGAGCTCGAGGCGGAACAGGCCGGGGCGCTGTTCTCGTTCGACATCGGGCCGTACTACCGCGCGCTGTACGAGGTGTGGCCGCGCTACCCGCGGGACGAGTACGCCGAGCAGTATCCCTCCACGCGCATACCCATGCTGCTGCTGAACGGGACGCTCGATCCGATCGCGTCGATCGACATCGCCCAGGAGGTTGCGTCTCATTACCGAAAGCCGCACCAGACGTTCGTGCCGATCGAGCGCGCGGTCCATGGCACCCTGGTCGGCTCTCCGACGACCGCACCGCCGCACACGCCGTGCGGGCTGACGCTGTTCCGGAGCTTCCTCTCGGAGGTGAAGACGCCCGTGGACACGTCCTGCGTGGCCGAGGTGCAACCGCTCGATTTCCGGGGGACGCCCGAGCTGGCGCTGAAGGTCCTGGGGGTGCCGGATCTGTGGGAGGATGATGGGGCGTCTCAGGGCGGCTCGTCCGGCTCGCCGCAGTAG
- a CDS encoding ATP-grasp domain-containing protein, which produces MPTLVLSHRYSPDSNALFSAALAAFWDVERLHTFRCPEGLAERDPVFYGETLLADAILDDLRLALLEPTADWLPGLPRVHRLRDVRLTTLAEAVTLRERTFIKPTDEKLFPARVYEGGAALDPDPKLPPDLPVLVSEPVVFEVEFRFFILERRVATFSPYIRGGEIARSADGAWEADPQESAAATATVQALLADPDVALPPAVVVDIGHMAGRGWGVVEANPAWASGLCGSDPALVLPVLRRCAVPRSHLTEGDTRWVRPSG; this is translated from the coding sequence ATGCCTACCCTCGTCCTCTCCCACCGCTACAGCCCCGACTCGAACGCCCTGTTCTCCGCGGCGCTCGCCGCTTTCTGGGATGTCGAGCGGCTGCACACCTTCCGTTGCCCCGAGGGGCTCGCCGAGCGCGACCCCGTCTTCTACGGCGAGACCCTCCTCGCCGATGCGATCCTGGACGACCTTCGCCTCGCCCTGCTCGAACCGACGGCCGACTGGCTCCCGGGGCTCCCGCGCGTTCACCGCCTGCGTGACGTGCGGCTCACGACGCTCGCGGAGGCCGTCACCCTCCGCGAGCGCACCTTCATCAAGCCCACCGACGAGAAGCTCTTCCCTGCGCGCGTCTACGAAGGCGGCGCCGCCCTCGATCCGGATCCCAAGCTTCCTCCGGATCTCCCCGTGCTCGTCAGCGAGCCAGTCGTCTTCGAGGTGGAGTTCCGCTTCTTCATCCTGGAGCGACGGGTAGCGACGTTCTCGCCGTACATCCGCGGCGGCGAGATCGCGCGGAGCGCCGATGGCGCATGGGAGGCCGACCCACAGGAGAGTGCAGCCGCCACGGCGACGGTACAGGCCCTGCTCGCCGATCCCGACGTGGCGCTGCCGCCTGCGGTGGTCGTGGACATCGGCCACATGGCCGGCCGAGGCTGGGGCGTCGTCGAGGCCAACCCGGCGTGGGCTTCCGGCCTCTGCGGCAGCGATCCTGCCCTTGTGCTGCCGGTGCTCCGCCGCTGCGCCGTCCCCCGAAGCCACCTCACCGAGGGCGACACCCGCTGGGTGCGGCCCAGCGGATGA
- a CDS encoding polymorphic toxin type 44 domain-containing protein, with protein MEFFPLETGKVHYFDIINEVRAVAEYMAAEMKNNAASWHAKHMALQNSSAQVPVLGSGNQTVAYLALIERVAPGRPWDHKDHFTSRQIGETVPGRWHTWGEWEYFHDVWSNIHYGYVGRASGFSERTLIDGANAQQQVHSWWTGKTSRGDPEQDSLAVSMGCRMYDSGTPVTPEALIQKVVQTPQFDRRPHSYESAATGQKTLRKR; from the coding sequence GTGGAGTTCTTCCCGCTGGAAACGGGGAAAGTGCACTACTTCGACATCATCAACGAGGTGAGGGCCGTCGCCGAGTACATGGCGGCAGAGATGAAGAACAACGCCGCGAGCTGGCATGCAAAGCACATGGCCCTTCAAAATTCGAGCGCGCAGGTTCCTGTCCTCGGTTCCGGAAACCAGACCGTTGCGTACCTGGCGTTGATCGAGAGGGTGGCGCCCGGCAGACCCTGGGATCACAAGGATCACTTCACGTCACGACAGATCGGCGAGACCGTCCCCGGTCGCTGGCACACATGGGGCGAATGGGAGTACTTTCACGATGTCTGGTCCAACATCCACTACGGCTACGTGGGGCGGGCTTCTGGTTTCTCGGAGCGGACCCTCATCGATGGCGCCAACGCCCAGCAGCAGGTCCATAGCTGGTGGACGGGGAAGACGAGCCGAGGGGATCCAGAACAAGACTCGCTCGCCGTCTCCATGGGATGTCGCATGTACGATTCCGGAACGCCTGTCACTCCGGAAGCGCTGATCCAGAAGGTGGTTCAGACGCCGCAGTTCGACCGGCGCCCACACAGCTACGAGAGCGCAGCGACCGGCCAGAAGACGCTCCGCAAACGCTGA
- a CDS encoding LLM class flavin-dependent oxidoreductase translates to MHVGMGVIFQAEAEERTDLDVYGNELRLADLAEPLGFDSIWGVEHHFTNHTICPDVLQYLTYLAARTQRIQLGSMVVVLPWHHPMRVAEQVMMLDHMSGGRVILGIGRGLGRIEFEGLGVRQEDSRETFNEAAQMILQGLERGYCEFDGKFVKQARRDIRPRPFKTFRGRTYAAAVSPESAPILARLGIGMLIMPQKPWDVVETELQEYRRIFRDVNGEEAPPPVVTGWVFCDDDPERARVQAHKYIGGYWRSLVRHYELVGSHLNKMRGYESYKKLQQMMSAPGGIDMMTEFFVGLQPWGTPDQCLDKILDIQKRTGAEAFAGVFSYAGMPYDIAEANLRRFATQVMPRLKSRIPLDQQRITRAGLGAPGPTPA, encoded by the coding sequence ATGCATGTCGGAATGGGCGTGATTTTCCAGGCCGAGGCCGAAGAACGCACGGATCTCGACGTCTATGGAAACGAGCTGCGCCTGGCCGACCTCGCCGAGCCGCTCGGTTTCGATTCGATCTGGGGTGTGGAGCACCATTTCACGAACCACACCATCTGCCCTGACGTGCTGCAGTATCTGACCTACCTCGCGGCGCGCACACAGCGGATACAGCTCGGCTCGATGGTCGTCGTCCTCCCCTGGCATCACCCCATGCGGGTGGCCGAGCAGGTCATGATGCTCGACCACATGAGCGGAGGGCGCGTCATCCTCGGCATCGGACGGGGGCTCGGCCGCATCGAGTTCGAAGGCCTCGGCGTCCGACAGGAGGACAGCCGCGAGACCTTCAACGAAGCGGCGCAGATGATCCTGCAAGGCCTGGAGCGCGGCTACTGCGAGTTCGACGGCAAGTTCGTGAAGCAAGCGCGGCGCGACATCCGGCCTCGCCCCTTCAAGACGTTCCGCGGCCGCACCTACGCCGCCGCCGTCTCTCCGGAGTCCGCTCCGATCCTGGCCCGCCTCGGCATCGGCATGCTCATCATGCCCCAGAAGCCCTGGGACGTCGTGGAGACCGAACTCCAGGAGTACCGGCGCATCTTCCGGGACGTGAACGGCGAAGAGGCGCCCCCGCCCGTCGTCACCGGCTGGGTCTTCTGCGACGACGACCCGGAGCGCGCGCGCGTCCAGGCGCACAAGTACATCGGCGGCTACTGGCGCTCCCTCGTGCGGCACTACGAGCTCGTCGGCAGCCACCTGAACAAGATGCGCGGCTACGAGAGCTACAAGAAGCTCCAGCAGATGATGAGTGCGCCAGGAGGCATCGACATGATGACGGAGTTCTTCGTCGGCTTGCAGCCCTGGGGCACACCCGACCAGTGCCTCGACAAGATCCTCGACATCCAGAAGCGCACGGGCGCCGAGGCGTTCGCCGGCGTCTTCAGCTACGCAGGCATGCCCTACGACATCGCCGAGGCCAACCTGCGGCGCTTCGCCACCCAGGTGATGCCGCGCCTCAAGTCGCGCATCCCCCTCGATCAGCAGCGCATCACCCGCGCTGGCCTCGGGGCTCCGGGCCCGACGCCGGCATGA